The following coding sequences lie in one Myxococcales bacterium genomic window:
- a CDS encoding ketoacyl-ACP synthase III produces the protein MPNAYISGTGFYVPPKIVTNDALAKEYGIDTTHEWIVQRTGIEERRFAEPGVGTSDLAVPAAKQAIERAGLEPRDLDMIVFATLSPDHAFPGSGVYLQKKLGLCDGDGAKFVPALDVRNQCSGFVYSLTVASSMVRAGTAKHVLVVGAETHSAALDLSVRGRTVASLFGDGAGAVVVSATDEDRGIRGTYLGADGRFADVLSQKVWDIKKRPFIDVDANGVGQVPAEHMWAQMDGKQVFRNAVERMIGVLMQACADQGLTRDDIDLFFFHQANLRINQYIAQQIGITEDKLVSNIQRYGNTTAATIPILLAEAEQSGRLKRGMKIAMVAFGSGFTWGAVIADW, from the coding sequence ATGCCCAACGCCTACATTTCCGGTACCGGCTTCTATGTTCCGCCGAAGATCGTGACCAACGATGCTCTGGCGAAAGAGTACGGAATCGACACCACCCACGAGTGGATCGTGCAGCGCACGGGGATCGAGGAGCGGCGCTTCGCAGAGCCTGGCGTGGGCACCAGCGACCTGGCCGTGCCAGCGGCAAAACAAGCCATCGAGCGCGCGGGGCTCGAGCCTCGGGACCTCGACATGATCGTGTTTGCGACGCTGTCACCGGATCATGCTTTTCCGGGCTCCGGCGTGTATCTGCAGAAGAAGCTCGGCTTGTGTGATGGCGATGGCGCCAAATTCGTTCCGGCCCTGGACGTCAGGAACCAGTGCTCCGGCTTCGTCTATTCCCTCACCGTCGCCTCGTCGATGGTGCGCGCGGGCACGGCCAAACACGTCTTGGTCGTAGGCGCCGAGACCCACTCGGCGGCGCTCGACTTGTCAGTGCGAGGTCGAACGGTGGCGTCGCTGTTCGGAGACGGCGCAGGTGCGGTGGTCGTGAGCGCGACGGACGAGGACCGCGGAATTCGCGGCACCTACCTCGGTGCGGACGGACGTTTTGCCGACGTGCTGTCGCAGAAGGTCTGGGACATCAAGAAGCGACCGTTCATCGATGTGGACGCCAATGGGGTCGGGCAGGTCCCAGCTGAACACATGTGGGCGCAGATGGACGGCAAGCAGGTCTTTCGTAACGCGGTAGAACGCATGATTGGTGTGCTGATGCAGGCGTGCGCAGACCAAGGTCTGACCCGCGACGACATCGACCTGTTCTTCTTCCACCAGGCCAACCTGCGCATCAATCAGTACATCGCGCAGCAGATCGGGATCACCGAGGACAAACTCGTCTCCAACATTCAGCGCTACGGAAACACCACAGCTGCGACGATCCCCATCCTGCTCGCGGAGGCCGAACAAAGCGGCCGGCTGAAGCGCGGCATGAAGATCGCCATGGTCGCCTTCGGCTCGGGCTTCACGTGGGGCGCGGTGATCGCCGACTGGTGA
- a CDS encoding DUF4139 domain-containing protein, whose translation MNHGTSAPSWRAAVLLSALALSACGGKGPEHAKSADSGPAKESKSTAKEREKVAITVYNQNFGLVREIRTLNLGEGKISLEYRDVSANIQPETVHIKSLDGEDALAVLEQNYRYDLLSPQKLLEKYVDKKIKVYRYNEKLGREEMKEAKVLAVENGTVLEIDGEVTYGVPGRFAFPEVPPNLIAKPSLVWLLGSKKAKQRVEVSYLSQNLNWVADYVMVVGDDDKVGDLNGWVTLTNNSGTDYENAELKLVAGDVQRLQPPASPSPSYYARAEASASRQQFKEEGFFEYHLYTLERATSLLDKEQKQVTLLEAHDIGIEKKLIFWGAEYYYRGNYGQVVSNQKIGVYLDIKNSQKNRLGMPLPKGTVRVYKADKSGAKQFIGEDRIDHTPRDEQIRIKMGEAFDVVGDRKQMEWSAISSCTSDSSWEIELRNHKDTAEKVEVFEPIGGDWEILQSSHPHKKKDAHTFTFDVSVPARGKTTVTYKVRVKWC comes from the coding sequence ATGAATCACGGAACATCTGCGCCGTCGTGGCGCGCCGCCGTTCTCCTCTCCGCGTTGGCGCTCTCGGCCTGCGGGGGCAAGGGCCCCGAGCACGCCAAGAGTGCCGACTCGGGCCCGGCCAAGGAGAGCAAGTCGACCGCCAAGGAGCGCGAGAAGGTCGCGATCACGGTCTACAACCAGAACTTCGGTCTGGTGCGCGAGATCCGCACACTCAACCTGGGCGAAGGCAAGATCTCGCTCGAGTACCGCGACGTGTCGGCCAACATTCAGCCGGAGACGGTGCACATCAAGTCACTCGACGGTGAGGACGCGCTGGCCGTGCTCGAGCAGAACTATCGCTACGATCTCTTGAGCCCGCAGAAGCTGCTCGAGAAATACGTGGACAAGAAGATCAAGGTCTATCGCTACAACGAGAAGCTCGGCCGAGAGGAGATGAAAGAGGCCAAGGTGCTGGCGGTCGAGAACGGCACGGTGCTCGAGATCGACGGAGAGGTGACGTACGGCGTTCCGGGGCGGTTTGCCTTTCCCGAGGTCCCGCCGAATCTGATCGCCAAACCTTCGCTGGTCTGGCTGCTCGGCAGCAAGAAGGCCAAACAGCGCGTCGAGGTCAGCTACCTGAGCCAGAACCTGAACTGGGTCGCGGACTACGTGATGGTCGTGGGCGACGACGACAAGGTAGGCGACCTCAACGGCTGGGTCACGCTCACCAACAACAGCGGTACGGACTACGAGAACGCCGAGCTGAAGCTGGTGGCCGGCGACGTGCAGCGCTTGCAACCGCCGGCCAGCCCTTCGCCCAGCTACTACGCGCGGGCCGAGGCCAGCGCTTCGCGGCAGCAATTCAAGGAGGAAGGCTTCTTCGAGTATCACCTCTACACCCTCGAGCGAGCCACCTCGTTGCTCGACAAAGAGCAGAAGCAAGTGACCTTGCTCGAAGCCCACGACATTGGCATCGAGAAGAAGCTGATCTTCTGGGGCGCCGAGTACTACTACCGCGGCAACTACGGGCAGGTCGTCTCGAACCAGAAGATCGGGGTCTACCTGGACATCAAGAACAGCCAGAAGAACCGCCTCGGCATGCCACTGCCCAAGGGCACCGTGCGGGTCTACAAAGCCGACAAGAGCGGCGCCAAGCAGTTCATCGGTGAAGATCGCATCGACCACACCCCGCGGGACGAGCAGATCCGCATCAAGATGGGCGAGGCCTTCGACGTGGTCGGAGATCGAAAACAGATGGAGTGGAGCGCCATCTCGAGCTGCACGTCGGACAGCAGCTGGGAGATCGAGCTGCGCAACCACAAGGACACCGCCGAGAAGGTCGAGGTCTTCGAGCCCATCGGCGGGGACTGGGAGATCCTGCAGTCGAGCCATCCTCACAAGAAGAAGGACGCCCACACCTTCACCTTCGACGTGAGTGTGCCGGCCCGCGGCAAGACCACGGTCACCTACAAGGTTCGGGTGAAGTGGTGTTGA
- a CDS encoding glycosyltransferase has product MTPIEWVLAGWSGLGSLMYSAVTLSAMRGLVSLEQLGEARAPEPESWPKLSVLVPACNEAGTLGQALETLLAQDYPALEIVLVNDRSTDSTGQVVDELAGRDPRITAVHVSELPPKWLGKVHALSRGYERSRGELVLFTDADVHYQKPDVLRRAVALAVARRLDHVCCLPDLRSGSFWQAAAVDAFGIGFFANLRVHELVDPESERYVGVGAFNLVRRAALERSEGLEWLRMEVGDDVGLGFLLRRAKGRAGLWLAASEIGVLWYPSLREMSRGLEKNLFAIMGHYSVLRVFMRVAIAFGMVGGMVAALFSPHLPVAALGGFAWCMVVATAVVLHRRLGQRVGPALLAPLGVLMVCVMALNSTWRCRAARGITWRGTHYPLDELRGLQRVKL; this is encoded by the coding sequence TTGACGCCAATCGAGTGGGTACTTGCGGGCTGGTCCGGACTCGGGAGCCTGATGTATTCGGCGGTGACGCTGAGCGCGATGCGTGGGCTCGTGTCGCTGGAACAGCTGGGTGAGGCCCGCGCCCCGGAGCCCGAGAGCTGGCCGAAGCTCAGCGTGCTGGTGCCGGCGTGCAATGAAGCCGGCACGCTAGGGCAAGCGCTCGAGACCTTGCTCGCTCAGGACTACCCAGCGCTGGAAATCGTGCTGGTGAACGACCGGTCGACGGACTCGACCGGGCAAGTCGTGGACGAGCTGGCGGGTCGCGATCCACGCATCACGGCGGTGCACGTCAGCGAACTGCCGCCGAAATGGCTGGGAAAGGTTCACGCGCTCAGCCGTGGCTACGAGCGTTCGCGCGGTGAGCTCGTGTTGTTCACGGACGCGGACGTGCACTACCAGAAGCCCGACGTGCTCCGGCGGGCCGTCGCCCTGGCCGTCGCGCGGCGACTCGACCACGTGTGTTGTCTGCCGGATCTCAGGTCCGGATCGTTTTGGCAGGCGGCGGCGGTAGATGCGTTCGGCATCGGCTTCTTCGCCAACCTGCGGGTCCACGAGCTGGTGGATCCCGAGTCCGAGCGTTACGTCGGTGTCGGCGCGTTCAACCTGGTGCGGCGCGCGGCGCTGGAGCGGAGTGAGGGCCTCGAGTGGCTGCGCATGGAGGTTGGGGACGACGTGGGTCTCGGCTTCTTGCTCCGCCGCGCCAAGGGCCGTGCCGGTCTGTGGCTGGCGGCCAGCGAGATCGGCGTGCTCTGGTACCCGTCGCTGCGCGAGATGAGTCGGGGTCTCGAGAAGAACCTGTTCGCCATCATGGGCCACTACAGCGTGCTCCGAGTGTTCATGCGAGTGGCGATTGCGTTCGGCATGGTTGGCGGCATGGTGGCCGCGCTGTTCTCACCGCATCTCCCCGTGGCTGCCCTGGGCGGGTTTGCTTGGTGCATGGTGGTGGCAACTGCCGTGGTCTTGCACCGGCGATTGGGGCAACGCGTTGGTCCGGCGCTGCTCGCTCCGCTGGGCGTGCTGATGGTGTGTGTGATGGCGCTGAACTCGACCTGGCGATGCCGTGCGGCGCGCGGCATCACCTGGCGTGGTACGCACTACCCTCTCGACGAGCTCCGCGGCCTGCAGCGCGTGAAACTCTGA
- a CDS encoding DUF4139 domain-containing protein, whose amino-acid sequence MRTSMRTWQLLVGSAVVATLAPAALAETKKISTAEQRKEVGITVYNQNFGLVREVRDVDVGSGTVQLEFRDVAARIQPETVSIKSLSNAGSLNVLEQNYRFDLLTPQKLLEKHVGKKVRVWRWNEKLGRDEVSDAEILSVAGGQTVMKINGEVTFDFPGRISFPSVPDNLMSKPTLVWKIDSKGAKQKLEATYLTQGLGWRSDYVFVINDTDTAGDLTGWVTLTNQSGAAYKNAKLKLVAGDVQRVSGGEDYDDDRRAPAGKAAESQQRFQEEGFFEYHLYTLAQPTDVLENEQKQVTLLEAKNAKVQKKLIYYGQQYWYRGQYGEVQKNQKVGVYLDVKNTKENGLGMPLPKGTVRVYKADKSGAKQFIGEDRIDHTPRDEKVRIKMGEAFDVVGDRKQMSWKTLGTCTSESTWEIELRNHKDASTRVEVYEPIGGDWTILESTHKHDKKDAFTFTFDVEVPANGKTKIKYRVRVKWC is encoded by the coding sequence ATGAGGACGTCGATGAGAACCTGGCAGCTCTTGGTCGGCAGCGCCGTGGTCGCCACACTCGCGCCGGCTGCCCTGGCCGAGACCAAGAAGATCTCCACCGCCGAGCAGCGCAAAGAGGTCGGCATCACCGTCTACAACCAGAACTTCGGGCTGGTCCGCGAGGTGAGGGACGTGGACGTGGGTAGCGGCACGGTACAGCTAGAGTTCCGCGATGTCGCTGCGCGCATCCAGCCGGAGACGGTGTCGATCAAGAGCCTGTCCAACGCCGGCTCCCTCAACGTGCTCGAGCAGAACTACCGCTTCGACCTGCTCACGCCGCAGAAGCTGCTGGAGAAACACGTCGGCAAGAAGGTGCGTGTCTGGCGCTGGAACGAAAAACTCGGCAGAGACGAGGTCTCCGACGCCGAGATCCTGAGTGTGGCGGGCGGTCAGACCGTGATGAAGATCAACGGCGAGGTCACCTTCGACTTCCCCGGGCGCATCTCGTTTCCGAGTGTGCCCGACAACCTGATGAGCAAACCAACGCTGGTCTGGAAGATCGACAGCAAGGGCGCCAAACAGAAGCTGGAGGCCACCTACCTGACCCAGGGCCTCGGCTGGCGCAGCGACTACGTGTTCGTGATCAACGACACGGACACGGCGGGTGACCTGACCGGTTGGGTCACACTCACCAACCAATCGGGCGCCGCCTACAAGAATGCCAAGCTGAAGCTCGTGGCCGGCGACGTGCAACGGGTGAGCGGTGGGGAAGACTACGACGACGATAGGCGTGCCCCGGCTGGCAAAGCAGCCGAGTCACAGCAGCGCTTCCAGGAAGAAGGTTTCTTCGAGTACCACCTGTACACCCTCGCGCAGCCGACCGACGTGCTGGAGAACGAGCAGAAACAGGTGACGTTGCTCGAGGCGAAGAACGCCAAGGTTCAGAAGAAGCTCATCTACTACGGACAGCAGTACTGGTACCGAGGTCAGTACGGCGAGGTGCAGAAGAACCAGAAGGTGGGCGTGTACCTCGACGTGAAGAACACCAAGGAAAACGGCCTTGGCATGCCGCTGCCCAAGGGCACGGTGCGGGTCTACAAGGCGGACAAGAGTGGCGCCAAGCAGTTCATCGGAGAGGATCGCATCGACCACACCCCTCGGGACGAGAAGGTACGCATCAAGATGGGTGAGGCCTTCGACGTGGTCGGCGACCGCAAACAGATGTCGTGGAAGACGCTCGGCACTTGCACGTCGGAGAGCACCTGGGAGATCGAGCTTCGCAATCACAAAGACGCATCGACGCGGGTCGAGGTCTACGAGCCCATTGGCGGTGACTGGACGATCCTCGAGAGCACGCACAAACACGACAAGAAGGACGCCTTCACCTTCACCTTCGACGTCGAGGTTCCGGCCAACGGCAAGACGAAGATCAAGTACCGGGTGCGAGTGAAGTGGTGCTGA
- a CDS encoding TVP38/TMEM64 family protein, with translation MLAVVALLVVAQRLGILAQFHDPAQVKQSLVALGGWGYVVFIVSYALLQPFGIPGTVFVVAAALIWPWPVAFALSMVGTMAASVVGFSFARFVARDWIEERIPARFRRYDEALSRRALPTVVVLRFVFWMPPLLHAFFGVSKVRFSTHFWGSLLGYVVPLLAMSYFGEKLFGRLANVAGSTWAGVAALAVMLGVFIWLLRRRRTSRTREVEAPAVNPES, from the coding sequence GTGCTCGCGGTGGTCGCGCTGCTCGTCGTGGCTCAGCGCCTCGGGATCTTGGCGCAGTTTCACGACCCGGCGCAGGTCAAACAATCGCTCGTGGCCCTCGGTGGCTGGGGCTACGTCGTGTTCATCGTCTCTTACGCGCTGCTGCAGCCGTTCGGCATTCCGGGGACGGTGTTCGTCGTCGCGGCCGCGCTGATCTGGCCCTGGCCCGTGGCCTTCGCGCTGTCCATGGTGGGGACGATGGCCGCGAGTGTGGTGGGTTTCTCGTTCGCGCGCTTCGTGGCGCGCGACTGGATCGAAGAGCGGATCCCGGCGCGCTTCCGGAGGTATGACGAAGCCCTCTCGCGGCGCGCCCTTCCCACGGTCGTGGTCTTGCGCTTCGTGTTCTGGATGCCGCCGCTGTTGCATGCCTTCTTCGGCGTCTCGAAGGTGCGATTCTCGACCCACTTCTGGGGCTCTCTGCTGGGTTACGTCGTGCCTCTCTTGGCCATGAGTTATTTTGGTGAGAAGTTGTTCGGCCGGCTGGCGAACGTCGCCGGAAGCACCTGGGCCGGCGTCGCGGCGCTCGCCGTGATGCTCGGGGTCTTCATATGGCTGCTTCGACGGCGCCGGACGTCGCGGACTCGTGAGGTCGAAGCGCCCGCAGTGAACCCGGAGAGCTAG
- a CDS encoding DUF4139 domain-containing protein, whose amino-acid sequence MGPALGAVALAALSGVALAETKKTSGAEQRREVSITVYNQNFGLVREIRDIDVGTGTVALEFRDVAANIQPETVSIKSLSAAGSLNVLEQNYRYDLLTPQKLLEKHVGKKVRVWRWNEKLGKDEPFDAEVLSVADGQTVMKINGEVTFNFPGRISFPSVPENLMAKPTLVWKLESKAAKQQVEATYLTHNLNWRSDYVFVINDADTAGDLTGWVTLVNQSGAAYKNAKLKLVAGDVQRVSGRDSYNMDEVALGSVMEKKADRFQEEGFFEYHLYTLSQPTDILENEQKQVTLLEAKNAKVQKKLIYFGQQYWYRGRYGEVQKNQKVGVYLDVQNSKENGLGMPLPKGTVRVYKADKSGAKQFIGEDRIDHTPRDEKVRIKMGEAFDVVGDRKQMEWRTLGSCTSESTWEIELRNHKDKATRVEVYEPIGGDWTILESTHKHDKKDAFTFTFDVNVPGNGKTKIKYRVRVKWC is encoded by the coding sequence TTGGGCCCGGCCCTTGGCGCAGTGGCCCTGGCCGCGCTCTCGGGCGTGGCTCTGGCCGAGACCAAAAAGACCTCCGGCGCCGAGCAGCGCAGGGAGGTCAGCATCACCGTCTACAACCAGAACTTCGGCCTGGTCCGCGAGATCCGCGACATCGACGTCGGCACCGGCACCGTGGCGCTGGAGTTCCGAGACGTGGCGGCGAACATTCAGCCCGAGACCGTCTCCATCAAATCGCTCTCGGCGGCGGGCTCCCTCAACGTGCTCGAACAGAACTACCGCTACGATCTCTTGACCCCACAGAAGCTGCTGGAGAAACACGTCGGCAAGAAGGTGCGGGTCTGGCGCTGGAACGAGAAACTCGGCAAGGACGAGCCGTTCGACGCGGAGGTCTTGAGCGTCGCCGACGGGCAGACGGTGATGAAGATCAACGGTGAGGTGACCTTCAACTTCCCCGGGCGCATCTCGTTCCCGAGTGTGCCCGAGAACCTGATGGCCAAACCCACGCTGGTCTGGAAGCTCGAGAGCAAGGCAGCGAAACAGCAGGTCGAAGCGACGTATCTCACGCACAACCTCAACTGGCGCAGCGATTACGTGTTCGTGATCAACGACGCCGACACAGCCGGGGATCTGACCGGGTGGGTCACGCTGGTGAACCAGTCGGGCGCCGCGTACAAGAACGCAAAGCTCAAGCTGGTCGCGGGGGACGTGCAACGGGTGAGCGGGCGCGACTCCTACAACATGGACGAGGTCGCGCTGGGTAGCGTGATGGAGAAGAAGGCGGACCGCTTCCAGGAAGAGGGGTTCTTCGAATACCACCTCTACACGCTGTCTCAGCCCACGGACATCCTCGAGAACGAACAGAAACAGGTGACGCTGCTCGAGGCGAAGAACGCCAAGGTGCAGAAGAAGCTCATCTACTTCGGACAGCAGTACTGGTACCGCGGGCGCTACGGTGAGGTGCAGAAGAACCAGAAGGTGGGGGTCTACCTCGACGTGCAGAACAGCAAGGAAAACGGCCTCGGGATGCCGCTGCCCAAGGGCACGGTGCGGGTCTACAAGGCGGACAAGAGCGGCGCCAAGCAGTTCATCGGCGAGGACCGCATCGACCACACCCCGCGGGACGAGAAGGTGCGCATCAAGATGGGTGAGGCCTTCGACGTGGTCGGCGACCGCAAACAGATGGAGTGGCGGACGCTCGGGAGTTGCACGTCGGAGAGCACCTGGGAAATAGAGCTTCGCAACCACAAGGACAAGGCCACCCGGGTCGAGGTCTACGAGCCCATCGGGGGGGACTGGACGATCCTCGAGAGCACGCACAAACACGACAAGAAGGACGCCTTCACCTTCACCTTCGACGTCAACGTGCCGGGTAACGGCAAGACCAAGATCAAGTACCGGGTACGGGTGAAGTGGTGCTGA
- a CDS encoding HNH endonuclease → MPLLSSVSDIELRERLSAAVSSERAASTDVVFVFHSHATRPAAIPRLRQARSEFIRLGRTVYLVACSSLTTRCVERLGYSEDGANKRVRVARLAQRFPQILDELASGNVHLTGLFLLSRHLTEDNVEQLLAEGRGKSKRQLEELIARWSPQPDVPTTLTTMAPEPAQTELSTVSGAGNSVPPPRPSMPRARLEPLSPTTVRLELTARVELRDKLEQARNLLSHEIPSGDLATLLELGLDLLIAAAIQRRSGAGKPRKRRETKPGSRHVPVDVQRAVRERDADQCTFRDAEGRRCSEIRPSGRAGGAPFAGAHGREAPTGCGALNASEFLTIEHIVPFAKGGPTTVDNCCLLCSAHNSYRARQVFGEEHIQNEIAGARSRREAIRTPAPAVAAAPEPEVFEKVRSALVLSGFKRAQARQAVEQVRLRGVEPRPEPLLRAAIAVLTP, encoded by the coding sequence ATGCCTCTCCTCTCTTCCGTCTCCGACATCGAGCTCCGCGAACGCCTCTCGGCTGCCGTCAGCAGCGAGCGCGCCGCATCGACGGACGTCGTCTTCGTTTTCCATTCTCACGCCACGCGACCGGCAGCGATTCCGCGACTGCGGCAGGCCCGAAGCGAGTTCATCCGGCTCGGCCGGACTGTCTATTTGGTCGCGTGCTCTTCGCTCACCACTCGCTGCGTGGAGCGCCTGGGGTACTCCGAGGACGGAGCCAACAAGCGCGTGCGCGTTGCCCGCCTGGCACAGCGCTTTCCTCAGATCCTCGACGAGCTCGCGTCCGGCAACGTGCACCTGACCGGGCTGTTTCTCCTCTCCAGGCACCTCACGGAGGATAACGTCGAGCAGCTCCTCGCCGAGGGTCGAGGGAAGTCGAAGCGTCAGCTCGAAGAGCTCATCGCCCGCTGGTCTCCGCAGCCGGACGTGCCGACCACCTTGACCACGATGGCGCCCGAGCCCGCGCAGACGGAGTTATCAACAGTGTCCGGGGCAGGTAACTCCGTGCCACCGCCTCGGCCCTCGATGCCTCGTGCTCGTCTCGAGCCCCTGTCGCCGACAACCGTTCGGCTGGAGCTCACCGCCCGCGTCGAGCTCCGCGACAAGCTCGAGCAAGCCCGCAACCTGCTCAGCCACGAGATCCCCAGCGGCGACCTGGCGACGCTCCTCGAGCTCGGCCTGGACCTGCTGATCGCGGCCGCGATCCAGCGTCGCTCGGGCGCGGGCAAGCCGCGCAAGCGTCGCGAGACGAAGCCGGGCTCACGACACGTGCCCGTCGATGTCCAGCGCGCCGTCCGGGAGCGGGACGCTGACCAGTGCACCTTCCGCGATGCTGAGGGGCGTCGCTGTTCAGAAATTAGACCGTCCGGCCGGGCCGGAGGAGCTCCGTTTGCGGGTGCCCACGGTCGCGAAGCGCCAACTGGATGCGGGGCGCTGAACGCGAGTGAGTTCTTGACCATCGAGCACATCGTTCCCTTCGCGAAGGGCGGACCGACCACCGTGGACAATTGCTGCCTGCTCTGCTCGGCTCACAACTCGTACCGAGCGCGACAGGTGTTCGGCGAAGAGCACATCCAGAACGAGATCGCCGGGGCTCGCTCTCGCCGCGAAGCGATCCGCACGCCAGCGCCTGCGGTCGCGGCCGCGCCCGAGCCCGAAGTGTTCGAGAAGGTGCGCTCGGCGCTGGTGCTCTCGGGGTTCAAGCGGGCCCAGGCACGGCAAGCCGTCGAGCAGGTGCGACTGCGCGGGGTCGAGCCTCGGCCCGAGCCGCTGCTTCGCGCCGCGATCGCCGTGCTCACACCCTGA
- a CDS encoding ATP-binding protein yields the protein MVRQFADPYAFLRELVQNSMDAGTTRIEVDVMRGADGDTRTRVTDSGSGMTPKIIENALLTLFSSSKEGDSTKIGKYGVGFVSVLAVNPEAVIVDTWRSAVDKSAQSESGAWRVTILRDHSYVLEEIPVRPLSGTSVTLTHTMDSSAFDQHVARVRGSLLRWCRHARVPIWLTVTDYANPQASSRKQLDIPLQVHTSVSVSDLEGEDSIVLGPGAGMEHLPLSDTQLDYENATPFVGFYNRGLTLFESSADEFAPLTGLRVKISSPKLKHTLSRDNVRREQALDELVQRAAELARRALPRAVSEALKAEATRVAEDGDASHYVALLGASAAEPTRLRASHTWFPLASPIDGQSAMTLDGITKLTPWRTSVLTVAEKEPISAAFARVGRPVVLCPHAEVVQRLALLGARGPEPVYERHLLIRERKAPTSHETALMEQVARCIRLAGVDVERVAVAEVTGAFSVKLVVARAPMDGVVPLDTALSAAARWGRGATLLLDLRQQSVLRACALARRHARTAAQLLARMIMLERFGPLTAKVNDALLRDHLEGAT from the coding sequence ATGGTCCGCCAGTTCGCGGACCCCTACGCGTTCCTGCGCGAGCTCGTGCAAAACAGCATGGACGCTGGCACCACCCGCATCGAGGTGGACGTGATGCGGGGCGCGGACGGCGACACCCGAACGCGGGTCACCGACAGCGGCTCCGGCATGACCCCCAAGATCATCGAAAACGCGCTGCTCACGCTGTTCTCGTCGTCGAAGGAAGGGGACTCGACGAAGATCGGAAAGTACGGCGTCGGCTTCGTGTCGGTGCTGGCCGTCAATCCCGAGGCCGTGATCGTCGACACCTGGCGAAGCGCCGTCGACAAGTCCGCGCAATCGGAGAGCGGCGCGTGGCGTGTCACGATCTTGCGCGACCACTCCTACGTGCTGGAGGAGATCCCCGTGCGACCGCTCTCGGGGACGAGCGTCACGCTGACCCACACGATGGACTCGAGCGCGTTCGACCAACACGTCGCCCGCGTGAGGGGCAGCCTCTTGCGCTGGTGTCGGCACGCGCGGGTCCCCATTTGGCTGACCGTCACTGACTACGCCAACCCGCAAGCTTCATCGCGCAAGCAGCTCGACATTCCGCTCCAAGTCCACACCTCGGTCAGTGTCAGCGACCTCGAGGGAGAAGACAGCATCGTGCTCGGTCCCGGCGCGGGCATGGAACACCTTCCGCTGTCGGACACCCAGCTCGACTACGAGAACGCGACACCCTTCGTCGGTTTCTACAACCGGGGGCTCACGCTCTTCGAGAGCAGCGCGGACGAGTTCGCGCCCCTCACCGGGCTGCGCGTCAAGATCTCGAGCCCGAAGCTCAAACACACCTTGTCTCGCGACAACGTGCGGCGCGAGCAGGCCCTCGACGAGCTCGTGCAACGAGCTGCAGAGCTTGCACGTCGCGCGCTGCCCAGAGCCGTCTCCGAGGCGCTGAAAGCCGAAGCGACGCGGGTGGCGGAAGACGGGGATGCGAGCCACTACGTGGCGCTGCTCGGCGCCAGCGCCGCTGAGCCCACTCGCCTGCGTGCGAGCCACACCTGGTTCCCCCTGGCGTCGCCCATCGATGGGCAGAGCGCCATGACGCTGGACGGCATCACCAAGCTCACCCCGTGGCGCACGTCGGTGCTGACCGTCGCCGAGAAGGAGCCCATCAGCGCCGCGTTCGCTCGGGTGGGTCGCCCGGTGGTCTTGTGTCCACACGCAGAGGTCGTCCAGCGACTCGCACTCCTGGGCGCCCGCGGCCCCGAGCCCGTGTATGAACGCCACCTGCTGATCCGCGAACGCAAGGCGCCCACGAGCCACGAAACGGCGCTGATGGAGCAGGTCGCGCGCTGCATCCGGCTGGCGGGTGTCGACGTCGAACGCGTCGCGGTCGCCGAAGTCACGGGGGCGTTCTCCGTCAAGCTCGTCGTTGCCAGGGCACCGATGGACGGCGTCGTCCCGCTCGACACCGCGCTCTCCGCCGCCGCCCGCTGGGGCAGAGGGGCAACGCTCTTGCTCGACCTACGCCAGCAGTCGGTGCTGCGTGCCTGCGCTCTGGCACGACGCCATGCACGTACGGCGGCACAGCTGCTCGCCCGAATGATCATGCTCGAACGCTTCGGACCGCTGACGGCAAAGGTCAACGATGCCTTGCTCCGGGATCACCTGGAGGGAGCCACTTGA